A stretch of the Bdellovibrio sp. 22V genome encodes the following:
- a CDS encoding L,D-transpeptidase family protein: MRTLRMCILCVVFGFSSLSVGQTESYRQEFIKVIDALNLEDMKVTMKGVGVHGLNPKKYWTDDMDLLYGGQASGAASWELKAAANENYLQLLLDMNAGLVNPEEMGVDVKLEKKPFLTPSQLQVRLLAAGTAAGPLLESFAPQTAPYIALKESLRRIADYCARNQWPDLPSVKKMIKPGTKHPAIPAIKDRLRQLGYVISTSDDNFDPETVNAINDVQWMLRMKPDGMISPNGKTMKYLDVSCESRMRQIRLDMDKMRWFPQQFEDRYIFINLGMAYFSLVDKTGPQLFTMSFRTINGRNQRKSPTMKDKIVYVVINPFWVVPPTIFREDKVEEIRNLKPSEVRNYFDTRYYEVWNQSFTRRIDPTTIDWWNLDSSADANFFIRQKPHYYNALGVLKFMLTNSFAIYLHDTNQRELFQEPDRLLSSGCVRLERPMDLAEYLLKETPWSRDVIERYAAKPGEVLANDTRAYLKKPMPVYMAFLTSQLSSDGVIRFADDVYGQNSRMLQKGGW; encoded by the coding sequence ATGAGAACGCTTCGAATGTGCATTCTTTGTGTGGTTTTTGGTTTTTCTTCCTTAAGCGTGGGGCAAACCGAAAGCTACCGCCAAGAGTTTATCAAAGTGATCGATGCCTTAAATCTTGAGGATATGAAGGTCACAATGAAAGGCGTCGGCGTCCATGGCTTGAATCCCAAAAAATATTGGACTGACGATATGGACTTGCTCTATGGCGGTCAGGCTTCGGGAGCAGCCAGTTGGGAACTTAAGGCGGCTGCGAATGAAAACTACCTTCAGCTTCTTCTCGATATGAATGCCGGGCTAGTAAACCCCGAAGAAATGGGTGTTGACGTTAAGCTTGAAAAGAAACCTTTCCTCACTCCTTCTCAGTTGCAAGTGCGGCTGTTGGCTGCGGGAACAGCTGCGGGACCGCTTTTGGAAAGTTTTGCTCCGCAGACGGCACCGTATATCGCTTTGAAAGAAAGTTTGCGTCGTATCGCCGATTACTGCGCTCGAAATCAATGGCCTGATCTTCCTTCCGTGAAAAAGATGATTAAACCTGGAACGAAACATCCCGCAATTCCTGCGATCAAAGATCGTCTGCGTCAGCTGGGTTACGTTATTTCGACAAGCGATGACAATTTCGATCCTGAAACTGTAAATGCCATCAATGACGTACAATGGATGTTGCGTATGAAACCCGACGGGATGATTTCCCCGAACGGAAAGACGATGAAGTATTTGGATGTTTCCTGTGAGTCGCGCATGCGTCAGATTCGTCTCGACATGGATAAGATGCGCTGGTTTCCGCAACAGTTTGAAGACAGATACATCTTCATTAACCTTGGCATGGCTTACTTCAGTCTGGTCGATAAAACAGGTCCGCAACTTTTCACAATGAGTTTCAGAACAATCAACGGACGCAACCAAAGAAAATCGCCGACGATGAAAGATAAAATCGTCTATGTGGTGATCAATCCGTTCTGGGTTGTGCCACCGACGATTTTCCGCGAAGACAAAGTCGAAGAAATTCGCAATCTCAAGCCATCTGAAGTGCGCAATTACTTTGATACGCGTTACTACGAAGTGTGGAATCAGTCCTTCACTCGCCGTATTGATCCCACGACAATCGACTGGTGGAACTTGGATTCCAGCGCTGATGCGAACTTTTTCATCCGTCAGAAACCGCATTACTATAACGCCTTGGGTGTTTTGAAATTTATGCTGACGAACTCTTTTGCGATCTACTTGCACGACACGAATCAAAGAGAGCTTTTCCAAGAACCGGACCGTTTGCTCAGTTCTGGTTGTGTGCGCCTAGAGCGTCCCATGGATCTAGCCGAGTATTTGTTAAAAGAAACTCCGTGGAGCCGTGACGTGATTGAACGTTACGCTGCAAAACCGGGTGAAGTTCTCGCCAATGACACTCGTGCTTACTTAAAGAAACCAATGCCGGTGTATATGGCTTTTCTGACGTCGCAGTTAAGCTCAGATGGTGTGATCCGTTTTGCTGACGACGTGTATGGACAGAACAGCCGCATGTTGCAAAAAGGCGGCTGGTAG
- a CDS encoding inorganic diphosphatase: MNPWHDISPGEKVPEIVTALIEIPSGSKTKFEIDKKSGLLKVDRVLYSSVHYPANYGFIPQTYCGDKDPLDILVLGQAQVYPLSLMRARPIGCMTMLDQGEMDDKIIAVHADDPEMANIFSIADLAPHTLKEIQNFFEIYKGLENKKIEVEGFKDRNEAYNVIADSIRLYEAEKHNLRV, encoded by the coding sequence ATGAACCCATGGCATGACATTTCACCTGGCGAAAAAGTTCCTGAGATCGTCACGGCTCTTATTGAAATTCCATCGGGTTCAAAGACAAAATTTGAGATCGACAAAAAATCGGGTTTGTTGAAAGTGGATCGGGTTCTTTACAGTTCGGTCCATTATCCCGCGAACTACGGATTTATTCCGCAGACATATTGTGGTGATAAAGATCCCTTGGATATTTTGGTCTTGGGACAGGCGCAGGTTTACCCGCTCTCTTTGATGCGCGCTCGTCCCATCGGTTGCATGACAATGTTGGATCAAGGCGAAATGGATGACAAAATCATCGCCGTTCATGCGGATGATCCCGAGATGGCCAATATTTTTTCCATTGCCGATTTGGCGCCGCACACGTTGAAAGAGATCCAAAACTTTTTTGAAATCTACAAGGGTTTGGAAAATAAAAAAATCGAAGTGGAAGGTTTCAAAGATCGTAATGAAGCCTACAATGTCATCGCGGATTCGATTCGATTGTACGAAGCCGAAAAGCACAACCTTCGTGTCTAG
- a CDS encoding ATP-binding protein: MSDKNDELENSQQEVAAFIDFEQVEEVSRVFFEESKEILEELDQLILKIEQNPDDQDQINILFRKIHTIKGSVGAVPGGQLMGSLAHEFEALLTRIKRDSLSVTKECVDLFLQSSRILKVLAQSLRDKSELYPEELSEAIELIARYGSFSFVENSTTKALGKSFKSSAPTSDEEGVWLSTKQLNEFLRISGELLVLKNFFQMMNQTVNFRSEPELFERRQSDFSQSLGKICDQFQSQVQIVRKEKVSECFNGLYVLVRQASTELNKSVQLNILNGEQLIDKGLGKDLYEALVHIVRNSIDHGIEDQFERAVQGKSSLGSLTLEIEEKNNTVSVVYKDDGKGLDKERILQRALRLSLTTEEQAAQLSDDEIYRFIFHAGFSTKDKVTTISGRGVGMDIVLATVEKYEGRIVIENTPGQGACFRMEIPIPQHIMVESSLLCTWRDHQFAVPLTSVAHISSCDELQLTTVDKLRYCQFSGFTVPLLNYQEILHLQVSEDTDKVRSSAAVFIKVKEGLFAFLVDRIEAQTDLVVKSFGKVINSQKGFKGVSILADEKVTYIVDPESMVQLLVKSSSMEEAA; this comes from the coding sequence ATGTCGGACAAAAATGATGAATTAGAAAATTCGCAGCAGGAAGTCGCTGCCTTTATCGATTTCGAGCAAGTCGAAGAAGTCTCGCGCGTTTTCTTTGAAGAGTCGAAAGAGATTCTCGAAGAACTTGATCAACTCATTCTGAAGATCGAACAAAATCCTGATGATCAGGATCAGATCAACATTCTATTCCGTAAAATTCATACGATCAAAGGCAGTGTTGGAGCCGTTCCCGGTGGCCAGTTAATGGGCTCTTTAGCGCATGAATTCGAGGCGCTGTTAACTCGAATCAAACGCGATTCTCTTTCCGTGACAAAAGAATGCGTGGATTTGTTTTTGCAAAGCTCGCGCATTCTTAAAGTTTTAGCGCAAAGCCTACGCGACAAGAGCGAACTTTATCCCGAAGAACTCAGCGAAGCGATCGAACTGATTGCCCGCTACGGCAGTTTCTCGTTCGTTGAAAACAGCACCACGAAGGCTTTGGGCAAAAGCTTTAAGTCATCTGCGCCAACCTCTGATGAAGAGGGCGTATGGCTATCGACCAAACAGCTGAATGAATTTTTAAGAATCTCCGGAGAACTTTTAGTTCTCAAAAACTTCTTCCAAATGATGAATCAGACGGTGAACTTCCGTTCTGAACCTGAACTCTTTGAACGGCGCCAGTCGGATTTTTCGCAAAGCCTTGGGAAAATCTGTGACCAGTTTCAAAGCCAGGTACAGATTGTTCGTAAAGAGAAAGTATCCGAGTGTTTTAACGGTCTTTATGTACTGGTTCGTCAGGCTTCGACGGAACTGAATAAAAGCGTTCAGCTGAATATCCTGAACGGCGAGCAATTGATTGATAAGGGCTTGGGCAAGGATCTTTACGAAGCCCTTGTTCATATCGTGAGAAATTCCATCGACCACGGGATCGAAGATCAATTCGAGCGCGCGGTGCAGGGCAAATCTTCATTGGGGTCACTCACGCTGGAAATTGAAGAGAAGAATAACACTGTTTCCGTTGTCTACAAGGATGACGGAAAAGGTTTAGATAAAGAAAGAATTTTGCAGCGAGCCCTGCGCTTGTCTTTGACTACCGAAGAACAAGCCGCTCAGCTCAGCGACGACGAGATTTATCGTTTTATTTTCCATGCGGGATTTTCGACCAAAGACAAAGTCACGACGATTTCCGGTCGTGGTGTAGGTATGGATATCGTCCTTGCGACCGTGGAAAAATATGAAGGTCGTATCGTTATCGAGAATACCCCGGGGCAAGGCGCTTGCTTCCGTATGGAGATTCCGATTCCACAGCATATTATGGTGGAAAGTTCTTTGCTTTGTACGTGGCGCGATCATCAATTCGCCGTTCCTTTGACTTCGGTGGCGCACATCAGTTCTTGTGATGAGCTGCAACTGACAACGGTGGACAAACTTCGCTACTGCCAATTCAGCGGATTCACAGTCCCGCTTTTAAACTATCAAGAGATTCTTCATCTTCAAGTCAGCGAAGACACGGACAAGGTGCGCAGCTCCGCGGCGGTCTTTATTAAAGTCAAAGAAGGTCTTTTTGCTTTCCTTGTTGATCGCATCGAGGCTCAGACTGATTTGGTCGTAAAATCTTTCGGCAAAGTTATTAACTCGCAAAAAGGCTTTAAGGGTGTTTCGATCCTGGCGGACGAAAAGGTTACTTACATTGTGGACCCTGAAAGCATGGTTCAGCTACTTGTGAAATCATCGAGTATGGAGGAGGCGGCATGA
- a CDS encoding di-heme oxidoredictase family protein gives MKAWIAILSLKLIMVEVALAAPQINMDYVRAIKTGGDTTVFFKGESVQAFRNPAANLSEDDIRRHLSGDALFERNFSDDTNRFEYGLGPVFNNTSCNACHSKDGRGALPVIPFNQEWVQLKQNEAVFLRISIEDGIQRPKNAQNKWGAPVPVPGFSDQLFHLGSMGVREDIPGSGQAQVWMKYEKSTFTYPDGEVVNLRKPLFKVTGAYDEYFDSVTGQTRSRLYENDVKMGARIGTPMIGLGLLEAIKESDILALAARDLSDEGVSGKPNYVIDIEKVLANNPYPVSMGRFGLKNNTPSVMHQSLGALRGDIGVTNYAFPDESIVGTILYDIFKNGRTLPMGVEAPREVADDIVFYSQTLAVPSRRNVDEAEVVRGAELFHQVSCTSCHQPSYVTGPHQIAAFSNQKIYPYTDMLLHDMGDGLADGRQDFDATGREWKTRPLWGIGQTQTINPRAGFLHDGRARTIEEAILWHGGEGEYSKNKFTRLPKADRTALIHFIKSL, from the coding sequence ATGAAGGCTTGGATTGCAATTCTCTCATTGAAATTGATCATGGTTGAGGTGGCGCTTGCAGCTCCGCAAATCAACATGGACTATGTTCGCGCTATAAAAACAGGTGGAGATACTACTGTGTTTTTTAAAGGCGAATCGGTTCAAGCCTTTCGTAATCCCGCGGCGAACTTGTCGGAAGACGACATTCGCCGTCATCTTTCCGGGGATGCTCTTTTTGAAAGAAATTTCTCGGATGATACAAATCGTTTCGAATACGGTTTGGGCCCGGTTTTCAACAATACAAGCTGTAACGCGTGTCACTCGAAAGACGGCCGTGGTGCATTGCCTGTCATTCCATTCAACCAAGAGTGGGTGCAACTGAAACAAAATGAAGCGGTCTTCCTGCGTATTAGCATCGAAGACGGTATCCAGCGTCCTAAAAATGCTCAGAACAAATGGGGAGCTCCGGTTCCAGTTCCTGGCTTTTCGGATCAGCTTTTCCACTTAGGATCCATGGGAGTTCGTGAAGACATTCCCGGTTCCGGCCAAGCGCAAGTTTGGATGAAATACGAAAAAAGCACATTCACGTATCCTGATGGTGAAGTCGTGAACTTGCGTAAGCCGCTATTCAAAGTCACCGGCGCTTACGACGAGTACTTTGACTCTGTAACGGGTCAAACAAGAAGTCGTCTTTATGAGAACGACGTAAAAATGGGGGCGCGTATCGGCACTCCAATGATCGGCCTAGGTTTGCTTGAGGCGATCAAAGAATCTGATATTCTCGCGTTGGCAGCTCGCGACCTTTCTGATGAAGGTGTCAGCGGGAAGCCAAACTACGTTATTGATATCGAAAAAGTTTTGGCGAACAATCCTTATCCTGTTTCTATGGGTCGTTTCGGCTTGAAAAACAATACGCCGTCCGTGATGCACCAGTCTTTGGGCGCTCTTCGCGGTGATATCGGCGTGACCAACTATGCATTTCCTGATGAAAGCATTGTGGGCACAATCCTCTATGACATTTTTAAAAATGGTCGCACTCTTCCAATGGGAGTCGAGGCGCCGCGCGAAGTGGCTGATGATATCGTATTCTACTCGCAAACTCTGGCGGTTCCGTCTCGTCGTAATGTTGATGAAGCGGAAGTTGTTCGTGGCGCAGAACTTTTCCACCAAGTAAGCTGCACAAGCTGTCACCAGCCTAGTTACGTTACGGGACCTCATCAAATCGCAGCGTTCAGCAACCAAAAGATTTACCCCTACACGGATATGCTTTTGCACGATATGGGCGATGGCTTAGCGGATGGCCGCCAAGACTTCGATGCCACAGGAAGAGAGTGGAAGACAAGACCTCTTTGGGGTATCGGTCAAACACAAACCATCAATCCACGCGCGGGTTTCTTGCATGATGGTCGTGCTCGCACAATCGAAGAAGCTATTTTGTGGCACGGTGGTGAAGGTGAATATTCTAAGAACAAATTCACCCGCCTTCCCAAAGCGGATCGCACCGCTTTGATCCATTTCATTAAGTCTCTTTAA
- a CDS encoding HIT family protein: MASVFTKIISGELPSYKIYEDEKVLSFLALDQVNLGHTLVICKEEINHWTEVPADTYAHLHKVSQKIGKAILKAAGSPRVGQMVAGFEVPHYHLHLIPAWSIPDLDFKRAQRRSDAEMKQIQAEIIKNLEAIK; this comes from the coding sequence ATGGCTTCTGTTTTTACAAAAATCATCAGTGGTGAACTTCCTTCTTACAAAATTTACGAGGATGAAAAGGTTCTCTCATTTTTAGCTCTTGACCAGGTGAATCTCGGCCACACTTTGGTAATCTGCAAAGAAGAGATCAATCATTGGACGGAAGTGCCTGCGGATACTTATGCTCATTTGCATAAGGTGTCGCAAAAAATCGGTAAGGCTATTTTGAAAGCGGCAGGCTCACCGCGAGTGGGACAAATGGTGGCGGGATTTGAAGTGCCTCACTATCACTTGCACTTGATTCCTGCATGGTCCATTCCTGATTTGGACTTTAAAAGAGCTCAGCGCCGTTCCGATGCGGAAATGAAGCAGATTCAGGCGGAAATTATTAAAAACTTGGAAGCGATCAAATAA
- a CDS encoding DUF1653 domain-containing protein: MTMLTDKEIIPGAIYQHYKGKHYRVIGIGRHSESLEEVVLYEALYDNSLGRLWCRPLKMWSELVDVNGEKVPRFRFLFK, translated from the coding sequence ATGACGATGCTGACAGATAAAGAGATCATTCCGGGCGCCATCTACCAACACTATAAAGGAAAACACTACCGCGTGATCGGCATTGGCCGCCACAGTGAAAGCCTTGAAGAGGTGGTTCTCTATGAAGCTCTTTACGACAATTCACTCGGCCGTCTGTGGTGCCGACCTCTTAAAATGTGGTCGGAACTTGTCGACGTAAACGGAGAAAAAGTCCCCCGTTTCCGCTTTCTTTTTAAGTAA
- a CDS encoding chemotaxis protein CheB, with protein sequence MMNTHYLFPGKLAAFKDETVISTLLGSCVAVALHDPTTKIGGLNHYLLPDGLPDERANMRYGIHAIPTLIDECVRLGANRNKLQAKIYGGGNVISVSQIGEGIGKRNIEIAEQILQENGIPILERNVAGESARTIKLNTATFEVLHNSSKDSGAVDRPVDVSGFKPLTVAKNVKVLVVDDSATVRTLFTNIFTKSGLEVVGAAADAYQAREIILTKKPDVMTLDIEMPKMSGVMFLEKLMKHHPIPVVMVSSLASTGEAALKSLELGAVEFVHKPSQFDPAVLKDLAGMLVEKVKAAASVNVLKKLKEAPPVIETKNLSSMPTALRKAAELKVIVLGGNAGSADALEKFVKGLAADTPPVVVSCSTVANFVTAFIGKLKIGSKVTSVVAKDGEFLRMGHVYFIPAEHHGRLSPGANGPVLHIAKGAPVCSQLPSSNVLFQSAAQSYSKGVYAILLGGFGTDGVDGLIDVQKKGGATVVQHPEEAQFPYAPQKAIELGVADEILKSDMLAHHLMQYRNQNLY encoded by the coding sequence ATGATGAACACACATTATTTATTTCCTGGAAAACTAGCGGCTTTTAAGGACGAGACAGTGATCTCAACTCTTCTGGGTTCTTGTGTAGCGGTGGCATTGCACGATCCGACGACAAAGATCGGTGGTTTAAATCACTACTTATTGCCGGATGGTTTGCCAGATGAACGCGCAAATATGCGCTACGGGATTCACGCGATTCCGACATTAATTGATGAATGTGTTCGTCTAGGCGCCAATCGCAATAAACTGCAGGCGAAAATTTATGGCGGAGGAAACGTCATCAGCGTATCGCAAATCGGTGAGGGTATTGGCAAACGCAATATTGAAATTGCCGAACAAATTTTGCAAGAAAACGGCATTCCCATCCTGGAACGCAACGTGGCCGGTGAATCCGCGCGCACGATTAAACTGAATACGGCGACTTTTGAAGTCTTACATAATAGTTCGAAAGATTCCGGGGCTGTGGATAGACCTGTGGATGTCTCGGGCTTCAAACCCTTGACAGTCGCGAAGAACGTAAAAGTGCTTGTTGTCGACGATTCGGCGACGGTGCGAACGCTCTTCACGAATATCTTTACGAAAAGCGGTCTTGAAGTGGTGGGTGCTGCGGCGGACGCGTATCAAGCCCGCGAAATTATTCTGACAAAAAAACCTGACGTTATGACTTTGGACATCGAGATGCCGAAAATGTCTGGCGTGATGTTCTTGGAAAAATTAATGAAACATCATCCTATTCCCGTAGTGATGGTTTCTTCCTTGGCCAGTACCGGAGAAGCGGCTTTAAAGTCTCTTGAATTAGGTGCGGTTGAATTCGTTCACAAGCCCTCGCAATTTGATCCGGCGGTTTTAAAAGATCTTGCCGGCATGCTCGTTGAAAAAGTGAAGGCCGCGGCCTCTGTGAATGTTTTAAAGAAATTAAAGGAAGCTCCACCTGTCATTGAAACAAAAAATCTTTCTTCCATGCCGACGGCTTTGCGTAAAGCGGCCGAGTTAAAAGTTATAGTACTTGGCGGAAATGCCGGCAGCGCGGATGCTTTGGAAAAATTCGTAAAAGGTTTGGCGGCCGATACACCTCCCGTTGTTGTTTCGTGCAGTACGGTGGCTAACTTTGTCACTGCCTTTATTGGAAAGCTGAAGATCGGTTCCAAAGTGACGTCCGTCGTTGCGAAAGACGGTGAGTTCCTGCGTATGGGGCATGTGTACTTCATTCCTGCCGAGCATCACGGTCGTCTTTCGCCGGGAGCCAATGGACCTGTTTTGCATATTGCGAAAGGAGCTCCTGTTTGCTCACAACTTCCTTCGAGCAACGTCCTGTTTCAATCGGCCGCGCAGAGTTACAGTAAAGGCGTGTATGCCATCCTTCTTGGTGGTTTCGGTACAGATGGTGTTGACGGTCTTATCGACGTGCAGAAAAAAGGCGGCGCCACTGTGGTGCAGCACCCGGAGGAAGCGCAATTCCCTTATGCGCCACAGAAAGCCATTGAACTCGGGGTCGCGGATGAGATACTAAAGTCAGACATGCTCGCGCATCATCTGATGCAGTATCGAAACCAAAACCTTTATTAG
- a CDS encoding aldehyde dehydrogenase family protein — MELQNFIGGDFVSAESKKTFPKYSPFDGSSLAEVSSSDAMDVIKALQQAKKAAVSFKDSTLESRAQLLLKMADALAAKSEDVAYEEALYQGLSQSFVLENSVKVAEKVLRDTAASLLQPLPQQTLVQPTGIVGIITPWSLSLRLVIERLAPTLAAGNVALVKVSEQSPITVKILGEIFQEAALPAGVVNVLQGAAEVGATIAGHPSIRAVSAAGKSATLESIAKAGLTQFKKLQLSGGAKNPAMVLADFDFRNRMPEILFSFLMGQGQMCWNTSRIFVLESFAKEFFEVLIDYLSTLQPLQNPRESSPWTPLISEAQSAHIHVKIQEGISEHGKVFFGGEKTSGPGYFYKPTVMLDLPNCSVLQQDELQGPLLLITPVKYQHEILKWANTSYLAHSGVIWGPAEKVPKIAHQLECAHIWVNRWMKGESETIFGLKQSSFGNLDMKWFSSFYSDAKKLTEA, encoded by the coding sequence TTGGAACTTCAAAATTTTATCGGCGGGGATTTTGTCTCTGCCGAAAGCAAAAAAACTTTTCCCAAGTACTCTCCTTTTGACGGATCTTCTTTGGCTGAAGTTTCATCTTCTGACGCCATGGATGTTATCAAGGCTTTGCAACAAGCGAAAAAAGCGGCGGTCTCTTTTAAAGACTCGACATTGGAAAGCAGAGCGCAGTTGTTGTTAAAGATGGCGGATGCACTTGCGGCGAAGTCTGAAGACGTGGCCTATGAAGAGGCGCTTTATCAGGGACTTTCACAAAGTTTCGTTCTTGAAAACAGTGTGAAGGTCGCTGAAAAAGTTTTGCGAGACACAGCCGCCAGTTTGTTGCAGCCACTACCACAGCAAACACTTGTTCAGCCGACGGGCATTGTTGGAATCATTACGCCGTGGAGTTTGTCTTTGCGTCTTGTGATTGAAAGACTGGCTCCGACCTTGGCTGCCGGTAACGTCGCACTTGTTAAAGTTTCCGAACAATCACCGATCACGGTAAAAATTCTAGGCGAGATTTTTCAAGAAGCCGCACTTCCCGCGGGTGTCGTGAATGTTCTGCAGGGAGCGGCGGAAGTCGGTGCAACGATCGCAGGTCATCCCAGCATTCGCGCGGTGTCTGCGGCAGGAAAATCCGCAACCTTAGAAAGTATTGCGAAAGCGGGTTTGACCCAGTTCAAAAAATTGCAATTGAGTGGCGGCGCAAAAAATCCTGCCATGGTTCTTGCTGATTTTGATTTCAGAAATCGCATGCCCGAAATTCTGTTTTCCTTTCTTATGGGACAAGGGCAGATGTGCTGGAACACCTCCCGCATTTTTGTCCTGGAATCTTTCGCGAAAGAATTTTTCGAAGTGCTTATCGATTATCTAAGCACGTTGCAGCCCTTGCAAAATCCGCGTGAAAGCTCGCCGTGGACGCCGCTTATTTCTGAGGCCCAGAGCGCACATATTCACGTAAAAATTCAAGAAGGCATTTCTGAACATGGAAAAGTATTCTTCGGTGGCGAAAAAACGTCAGGTCCCGGTTATTTTTATAAACCAACTGTGATGCTTGATCTTCCGAATTGCAGTGTCTTGCAACAGGATGAGCTGCAAGGTCCGTTACTTTTAATAACTCCCGTGAAGTACCAGCATGAGATTCTAAAATGGGCGAATACGTCTTATCTGGCTCACTCAGGCGTTATTTGGGGTCCGGCAGAGAAAGTTCCCAAAATCGCCCACCAACTCGAGTGTGCGCATATTTGGGTGAACCGTTGGATGAAGGGCGAAAGCGAAACCATTTTCGGTCTTAAGCAGTCCAGCTTTGGCAACCTTGATATGAAATGGTTCAGCTCTTTCTATTCTGATGCTAAGAAATTGACAGAGGCCTAA
- a CDS encoding chemotaxis protein CheW — translation MSDFFSDDFTAELKAYFLDSLIKETEKFIDLIDESLWKRIRSEVAEQCQAWAVDAKTNEFEFLAAWIEGFEERTSSISAPRDLIKILHALKEYAEALLVEKKDSAELASRFAVISHSNQEALFLHCKTGATSFAIPILSVVEISGKLPLFALPEQKLGILGVVPFRGEAIPVINLQDHGFASFENKNTYFVICEFQGVRFSLQVTETDDLIALRESELQNVDDKQFFIKANKSIMILNLEKLVA, via the coding sequence ATGAGCGATTTTTTTAGCGACGACTTTACCGCCGAACTGAAAGCCTATTTCCTTGATAGTCTTATCAAGGAGACTGAGAAATTTATTGATCTTATCGATGAATCTTTGTGGAAACGTATTCGTTCGGAAGTGGCGGAGCAATGTCAGGCCTGGGCCGTGGACGCCAAAACCAACGAGTTTGAATTTTTGGCCGCTTGGATCGAAGGCTTTGAGGAAAGAACGTCCTCCATTTCTGCTCCGCGGGATCTAATTAAAATCCTGCATGCCTTAAAAGAATACGCGGAAGCTCTTCTTGTTGAGAAAAAAGACTCTGCGGAGTTGGCGTCAAGATTTGCGGTGATCTCTCATAGTAATCAGGAAGCGCTTTTTTTACATTGTAAAACGGGCGCAACAAGTTTTGCGATTCCGATTCTCAGTGTCGTCGAGATCAGTGGCAAGCTGCCTCTTTTCGCCTTGCCGGAGCAGAAGCTTGGAATTTTGGGCGTGGTGCCCTTCCGCGGTGAAGCTATTCCAGTGATCAATTTGCAGGATCATGGTTTTGCTTCTTTTGAAAATAAAAATACATATTTTGTTATCTGTGAATTTCAGGGAGTGCGTTTTTCATTACAGGTGACGGAGACAGACGATTTGATCGCTTTACGTGAGTCGGAACTTCAGAACGTAGATGATAAGCAGTTTTTTATTAAGGCTAACAAAAGCATCATGATTCTTAATCTTGAAAAACTGGTGGCATGA
- a CDS encoding imelysin family protein: MKALKMMLAAFAFVGATAQAATNQEIINHVSYNVILATYNDLAGATAKLKSAVDTLAANPNQANLDQAQAAWRAARIPWESSEAFLFGPVDSLGIDPLLDTWPLNKLDLDAVLASNRTITTDFVRALGTNLQGFHTIEYLLFGEGKTSNTKAVSAFTAKQFEYLKATSALLAEHTAYLAHSWSTNYDPENPSAPGYVTVISKPGFDNPFYSSDRAVMEEFIQGMMGIVDEVANGKMSDPMGADIGSANMALVESPFAWNSLNDFTNNVRSVYSIYTGHYRSSKGPGVKALVEKVNPALAAQVEQDILNCMQLIQAIRPANGGDFGQAIFTQDGRARTQAAIDALNALHTKLESEVLPTLDM; this comes from the coding sequence ATGAAAGCTCTTAAAATGATGTTGGCCGCTTTCGCTTTCGTTGGTGCGACAGCTCAAGCAGCAACAAACCAAGAGATCATCAATCACGTTTCTTACAATGTGATCTTGGCAACTTACAATGACTTGGCTGGTGCTACTGCGAAATTGAAATCCGCTGTAGACACTTTGGCGGCAAACCCAAACCAGGCAAACTTGGATCAAGCTCAAGCAGCTTGGCGTGCAGCTCGTATTCCCTGGGAAAGTTCAGAAGCTTTCTTGTTCGGTCCGGTAGATTCTTTGGGAATTGATCCTCTTTTGGATACTTGGCCATTGAACAAATTGGACTTGGATGCCGTTTTGGCTTCTAACCGCACAATCACAACTGATTTCGTACGTGCGTTGGGAACAAATCTTCAAGGCTTCCATACAATCGAATATCTTTTGTTCGGCGAAGGTAAAACTTCAAACACAAAAGCTGTTTCTGCATTCACTGCAAAACAATTCGAATACCTTAAAGCAACGTCGGCTCTTTTGGCTGAGCACACGGCTTACCTTGCTCATTCTTGGTCTACAAACTATGACCCAGAAAATCCATCTGCTCCTGGTTACGTTACTGTGATCAGCAAACCTGGTTTCGACAATCCATTCTACTCTTCAGACAGAGCAGTTATGGAAGAGTTCATCCAAGGTATGATGGGTATTGTTGACGAAGTAGCTAACGGTAAAATGTCAGATCCAATGGGTGCTGATATCGGTTCCGCGAACATGGCTCTTGTTGAGTCTCCATTTGCATGGAACTCTTTGAATGACTTCACAAACAACGTGCGCTCTGTTTACAGCATCTACACTGGTCACTACCGTTCTTCTAAAGGACCTGGCGTAAAAGCTTTGGTTGAAAAGGTCAATCCTGCATTGGCGGCGCAAGTTGAACAAGACATCTTGAACTGCATGCAGTTGATCCAGGCGATCCGCCCGGCAAATGGCGGTGACTTCGGTCAAGCGATCTTCACACAAGACGGTCGTGCTCGCACTCAAGCAGCTATCGATGCTTTGAATGCGCTTCACACAAAACTTGAGTCTGAAGTTCTTCCAACTTTGGATATGTAA